The Micromonospora sp. NBC_00421 genome contains a region encoding:
- a CDS encoding diacylglycerol/lipid kinase family protein, with product MDGAEQKRTVTGDNRAPRSAVVVNPTKVADLDEFRRTVDEALAAAGWPAPTWYETTAEDPGRGQTEQAVAAGAQLVFACGGDGTVMACVTALAGTDVELAVLPQGTGNLLAANLGLSNDLAAGLQVAVERGRRRLDVGVVDDKCFAVMAGMGFDAQMLADTSETTKARIGWPAYVVGAAKHLRDRPMRLTIRIDDRPPVRRRARTVLVANVGRLQGGVRLLTDAEPDDGWLDVAVLTPNRVRHWLAMGWALVRRQGSVPRMEVHRARKVVITSNRAQPRQLDGDLIAPGRTLAAEIRPESLWLCVPRPAQDPDLAHDADAAAKRGEKLVEEARRE from the coding sequence GTGGACGGTGCAGAGCAGAAGCGTACGGTGACCGGCGACAACCGCGCCCCGCGCTCGGCGGTGGTGGTCAACCCGACGAAGGTGGCCGACCTCGACGAGTTCCGCCGGACCGTGGACGAGGCTCTCGCCGCCGCCGGTTGGCCGGCCCCGACCTGGTACGAGACCACCGCCGAGGACCCCGGCCGGGGGCAGACCGAGCAGGCCGTCGCCGCCGGGGCCCAGCTGGTCTTCGCCTGCGGCGGCGACGGCACGGTGATGGCCTGCGTCACCGCGCTGGCCGGCACCGACGTGGAGCTCGCCGTGCTGCCGCAGGGGACCGGCAACCTGCTCGCCGCCAACCTGGGGCTCTCCAACGACCTGGCCGCCGGCCTGCAGGTGGCCGTCGAGCGCGGACGCCGCCGGCTGGACGTGGGCGTCGTCGACGACAAGTGCTTCGCGGTGATGGCCGGGATGGGCTTCGACGCGCAGATGCTGGCCGACACCTCCGAGACCACCAAGGCCCGGATCGGCTGGCCCGCGTACGTGGTGGGGGCCGCGAAGCACCTGCGGGACCGCCCGATGCGGCTCACCATCCGGATCGACGACCGGCCCCCGGTGCGCCGTCGCGCCCGTACCGTGCTGGTCGCCAACGTCGGGCGGCTCCAGGGCGGGGTACGCCTGCTCACCGACGCCGAGCCCGACGACGGCTGGCTCGACGTCGCGGTGCTCACCCCCAACCGGGTGCGGCACTGGCTCGCCATGGGCTGGGCCCTGGTCCGCCGGCAGGGCAGTGTCCCCCGGATGGAGGTCCACCGGGCCCGCAAGGTCGTCATCACCAGCAACCGCGCCCAGCCCCGGCAGCTCGACGGCGACCTGATCGCGCCGGGCCGGACCCTGGCCGCCGAGATCAGACCCGAGTCGCTCTGGCTCTGCGTGCCGCGTCCGGCCCAGGACCCCGACCTGGCCCACGACGCCGACGCGGCGGCGAAGCGCGGTGAGAAACTGGTCGAGGAAGCCCGCCGTGAGTAG
- a CDS encoding HTH domain-containing protein: MSQATELAAAAGSTDPRVGLRAVLALRRLLERLEVVQVDNARRQGWSWQEIADALEVSRQAVHKKHAGRPAVRGTWEE, encoded by the coding sequence ATGAGTCAGGCGACGGAACTCGCGGCGGCAGCCGGCAGCACCGACCCCAGGGTCGGCCTGCGCGCGGTGCTCGCCCTGCGCCGGCTCCTCGAACGGCTGGAGGTGGTCCAGGTGGACAACGCCCGACGGCAGGGCTGGTCCTGGCAGGAGATCGCCGACGCGCTCGAGGTCAGCCGGCAGGCGGTCCACAAGAAGCACGCCGGGCGACCGGCGGTCCGCGGCACCTGGGAGGAATGA
- a CDS encoding PP2C family protein-serine/threonine phosphatase: MFRRRTADQPVEAAHRLPVGRFEWEVAGGSVVGDRYPANFDVLHVDPELPFVAVVDGMGEGEGSRIAGSTARDTLHELVHAGWPAVGPHELRTAVTEAQIRVRRAGAALDELAGCTLTALLAEPDGALAWIVQLGDSRAYRLRDGLLELVTVDHTMAWLGVLHGWWPANSPEAVRARYQLLRYLGHPDRPDPDLLGVPLRPGDTWLLCTDGVSDQLDYHRLRELLSEPDPTRAVRALLAATLAAGGSDNATAVVLRVHRRDQARPADRAPPPAPRD, encoded by the coding sequence GTGTTCCGTCGCCGCACCGCCGACCAGCCCGTCGAGGCGGCCCACCGGCTGCCCGTCGGCCGGTTCGAGTGGGAGGTCGCCGGCGGTTCCGTGGTCGGCGACCGCTACCCGGCCAACTTCGACGTCCTGCACGTCGACCCGGAACTGCCGTTCGTGGCGGTGGTCGACGGCATGGGCGAGGGCGAGGGCAGTCGGATCGCCGGCAGCACCGCGCGGGACACCCTGCACGAGCTGGTCCACGCCGGCTGGCCCGCCGTCGGCCCCCACGAGCTGCGGACCGCGGTCACCGAGGCACAGATCCGGGTACGCCGGGCCGGTGCCGCCCTGGACGAGCTGGCCGGCTGCACGCTGACCGCCCTGCTCGCCGAGCCAGACGGCGCGCTGGCCTGGATCGTCCAGCTCGGCGACTCCCGGGCGTACCGGCTGCGGGACGGGTTGCTGGAGCTGGTCACCGTGGACCACACGATGGCCTGGCTCGGCGTGCTGCACGGCTGGTGGCCGGCGAACTCCCCGGAGGCGGTCCGCGCCCGCTACCAACTGCTGCGCTACCTGGGCCACCCCGACCGGCCGGACCCGGACCTGCTCGGGGTGCCGCTGCGCCCCGGTGACACCTGGCTGCTCTGCACCGACGGGGTCAGCGACCAACTCGACTACCACCGGCTACGGGAACTGCTCTCCGAACCGGACCCGACCCGGGCGGTCCGCGCCCTGCTCGCCGCGACCCTGGCCGCGGGCGGCAGCGACAACGCCACCGCCGTCGTGCTACGCGTACACCGGCGTGACCAGGCCCGTCCGGCCGATCGGGCTCCGCCACCCGCCCCGCGCGACTAG
- a CDS encoding universal stress protein: MTGSTGGPVVVGVGPTPTDLAVVRLAAREAAAHGRDLALLHAFNWEAALAGPSLVGSRDAAEELIARAASTANEVEAGVSVSGEIVEGAPVGALVRRSETAFLVAIGDGGMAGCGRCVPADAPAVQLAARAGCPVLVVRPDPPPPGPVLVGVDGSPGSRAALDFAFGCAVRRPARVVAVRVVEPGWPDDGDDLLTALVAEVGRHHPDVPTECHTVHGAPGTVLVEQSRSAQVVLVGARGDQPGRGMLGEVSQTLLYHAPAPVIVVRGLVSAAPAGA; encoded by the coding sequence ATGACCGGATCCACCGGCGGCCCGGTGGTGGTCGGCGTCGGCCCGACACCGACCGACCTCGCGGTGGTCCGGCTGGCCGCCCGGGAGGCCGCCGCCCACGGTCGGGACCTGGCCCTGCTGCACGCCTTCAACTGGGAGGCCGCCCTCGCCGGCCCGTCGCTGGTCGGCAGCCGGGACGCCGCCGAGGAGCTGATCGCCCGCGCCGCCAGCACCGCGAACGAGGTCGAAGCGGGGGTGTCGGTAAGCGGTGAGATCGTCGAGGGGGCCCCGGTCGGTGCCCTGGTCCGCCGCTCCGAGACGGCGTTCCTGGTGGCCATCGGGGACGGCGGGATGGCCGGCTGCGGCAGGTGCGTGCCGGCCGATGCGCCGGCCGTGCAGCTCGCCGCGCGGGCCGGCTGCCCGGTGCTGGTGGTCCGCCCCGACCCGCCGCCTCCGGGGCCGGTGCTGGTCGGCGTGGACGGCTCGCCCGGCTCCCGGGCCGCGCTCGACTTCGCCTTCGGCTGTGCCGTCCGCCGACCGGCCCGGGTCGTCGCGGTGCGGGTGGTCGAGCCGGGGTGGCCCGACGACGGCGACGACCTGCTCACCGCGCTGGTCGCCGAGGTCGGCCGGCACCACCCGGACGTGCCGACGGAGTGCCACACCGTGCACGGCGCCCCCGGGACAGTCCTGGTGGAGCAGTCCCGGTCGGCGCAGGTGGTGCTGGTCGGCGCCCGGGGCGACCAGCCGGGGCGGGGGATGCTGGGCGAGGTGAGCCAGACCCTGCTCTACCACGCACCGGCACCGGTCATCGTCGTCCGTGGCCTGGTTTCCGCCGCACCGGCCGGGGCATGA
- a CDS encoding phosphoketolase family protein: protein MDTALDLHSPLTDDELRRLDAYWRAANYLTVGQIYLLDNPLLREPLTPEDVKPRLLGHWGTSPGLNLLYAHLNRVIVNRDLSAIFVTGPGHGGPALVANTWLEGTYSELYHSVSRDETGMQRLFRQFSFPGGVPSHVAPEVPGSIHEGGELGYALSHAYGAAFDNPDLLVACVIGDGEAETGPLAGSWQSNVFLNPARDGAVLPILHLNGYKIANPTVLDRIPTEDLLGLMRGHGYQPYLVAGDDPEQVHQLLAATLDRACDEIAEIQRVARSGGRVERPRWPMIILRTPKGWTGPAQVDGKQVEGTYRAHQVPIAEVRDNPEHLAELERWLRSYRPEELFDATGAPVAELAALPPKGEHRMSANPVTNGGRVLRDLTLPDFRDYAVDVRQPGEPVVGAAGVLGTWVRDVITANPQTFRLFGPDEVASNRLGAAFEVTDRAFVGRIEPTDDHLSPDGRVMEVLSEHLCEGWLEGYLLTGRHGIFTSYEAFIHIVDSMVNQHAKWLKVTRGIPWREPIASLNYLLSSHVWRQDHNGFSHQDPGFIDHVVNKKAEVVRVYLPPDANTLLSTMDHCLRSRHYINVVVAGKQPAPNWLTMDEAVQHCRRGLGIWDWASTDDGQEPDVVLACAGDVPTLETLAAADLLHQHLPELKVRVVNVVDLMRLQPSSEHPHGLPDNEFDTIFSRDKPIIFAYHGYPWLIHRLTYRRANHDNLHVRGYKEEGTTTTPFDMVMLNDLDRFHLVIDVIDRVPGLAARAAHLRQEMVDTRQACRDHTRRYGEDDPRVAEWRWIRETQPAQLDGQ, encoded by the coding sequence ATGGACACCGCTCTCGACCTGCACAGCCCCCTGACCGACGACGAGCTGCGCCGGCTGGACGCCTACTGGCGGGCGGCGAACTACCTGACCGTCGGGCAGATCTACCTGCTGGACAACCCGCTGCTGCGCGAGCCGCTTACCCCCGAGGACGTCAAGCCCCGGCTGCTCGGCCACTGGGGCACCAGCCCCGGCCTGAACCTGCTCTACGCGCACCTCAACCGGGTCATCGTCAACCGCGACCTGTCGGCCATCTTCGTCACCGGCCCCGGCCACGGCGGCCCGGCGCTGGTCGCCAACACCTGGCTGGAGGGCACCTACAGCGAGCTGTACCACTCGGTCAGCCGCGACGAGACCGGCATGCAGCGGCTGTTCCGCCAGTTCTCCTTCCCCGGCGGCGTCCCGAGCCACGTGGCACCGGAGGTGCCGGGCTCGATCCACGAGGGCGGCGAGCTGGGGTACGCCCTGAGCCACGCCTACGGTGCCGCCTTCGACAACCCGGACCTGCTGGTCGCCTGCGTCATCGGCGACGGGGAGGCGGAGACCGGCCCGCTGGCGGGGAGTTGGCAGTCCAACGTCTTCCTCAACCCGGCCCGGGACGGCGCGGTGCTGCCCATCCTGCACCTCAACGGCTACAAGATCGCCAACCCGACGGTGCTGGACCGGATCCCCACCGAGGACCTGCTCGGCCTGATGCGCGGCCACGGCTACCAGCCGTACCTGGTCGCCGGGGACGACCCGGAGCAGGTGCACCAACTCCTCGCGGCCACCCTGGACCGCGCCTGCGACGAGATCGCCGAGATCCAGCGGGTGGCCCGCTCCGGCGGCCGGGTCGAGCGCCCGCGCTGGCCGATGATCATCCTGCGGACCCCGAAGGGCTGGACCGGCCCGGCCCAGGTCGACGGCAAGCAGGTCGAGGGGACCTACCGGGCCCACCAGGTGCCCATCGCCGAGGTACGCGACAACCCGGAGCACCTGGCCGAGTTGGAGCGCTGGCTGCGCAGCTACCGACCGGAGGAGCTCTTCGACGCCACCGGTGCCCCGGTCGCCGAGCTGGCCGCGTTGCCGCCCAAGGGCGAGCACCGGATGAGCGCCAACCCGGTCACCAACGGCGGACGGGTGCTGCGCGACCTGACCCTGCCGGACTTCCGCGACTACGCCGTCGACGTCCGGCAGCCGGGTGAGCCGGTGGTCGGTGCGGCCGGCGTGCTCGGCACCTGGGTCCGCGACGTGATCACCGCCAACCCGCAGACCTTCCGGCTGTTCGGCCCGGACGAGGTCGCCTCCAACCGGCTCGGGGCCGCCTTCGAGGTCACCGACCGGGCCTTCGTCGGCCGGATCGAGCCGACCGACGACCACCTCTCCCCCGACGGCCGGGTGATGGAGGTGCTCTCCGAGCACCTGTGCGAGGGCTGGCTGGAGGGCTACCTGCTGACCGGCCGGCACGGCATCTTCACCAGCTACGAGGCGTTCATCCACATCGTCGACTCGATGGTCAACCAGCACGCCAAGTGGCTGAAGGTGACCCGGGGCATCCCCTGGCGGGAGCCGATCGCCTCGCTGAACTACCTGCTCTCCAGTCACGTCTGGCGGCAGGACCACAACGGTTTCTCGCACCAGGACCCCGGCTTCATCGACCACGTGGTCAACAAGAAGGCCGAAGTGGTCCGGGTCTACCTGCCGCCGGACGCCAACACCCTGCTCTCCACCATGGACCACTGCCTGCGCAGCCGGCACTACATCAACGTGGTGGTGGCCGGCAAGCAGCCCGCGCCGAACTGGCTGACCATGGACGAGGCGGTCCAGCACTGCCGGCGCGGCCTGGGCATCTGGGACTGGGCCAGCACCGACGACGGCCAGGAGCCCGACGTGGTGCTCGCCTGCGCCGGTGACGTGCCGACCCTGGAGACCCTCGCCGCCGCCGACCTGCTCCACCAGCACCTGCCCGAGCTCAAGGTGCGGGTCGTCAACGTGGTCGACCTGATGCGGCTCCAGCCGTCGTCGGAGCACCCGCACGGCCTGCCGGACAACGAGTTCGACACCATCTTCTCCCGGGACAAGCCGATCATCTTCGCCTACCACGGCTACCCGTGGCTGATCCACAGGCTCACCTACCGCCGGGCCAACCACGACAACCTGCACGTGCGCGGCTACAAGGAGGAGGGCACCACCACCACGCCGTTCGACATGGTGATGCTCAACGACCTGGACCGCTTCCACCTAGTCATCGACGTCATCGACCGGGTGCCCGGCCTGGCCGCCCGCGCCGCCCACCTGCGTCAGGAGATGGTCGACACCCGGCAGGCCTGCCGCGATCACACCCGCCGGTACGGCGAGGACGACCCCCGGGTCGCCGAGTGGCGCTGGATCAGGGAGACCCAGCCGGCCCAACTGGACGGTCAGTGA
- a CDS encoding universal stress protein, with protein sequence MSTDEILVGYDGSADAGFALDWALAEAQRSGRPVRLAYVFEWLTVAGWVGPGVAPGIWPDDDARRQVDELVQKAASDAAAGCPGVAVHGEVFDGPPALVLEERSAEAGLLVLGSRGHGGFAGLLAGSTAVSVAAHGHCPVVVVREGQAKAAGPVVVGFDGSDQARTALGFAVERAAQRDTPLRVLRASAPPDDRWRPSEPYAEATLAADRVEIEEALAGWRETFPDVPVTVEIAPARPAAALVEASREAQLVVVGSRGRGGLRGMLLGSVGQQLIQHAHCPVAVVRER encoded by the coding sequence ATGAGCACCGACGAGATCCTGGTCGGCTACGACGGTTCCGCCGACGCGGGGTTCGCCCTGGACTGGGCGCTGGCGGAGGCGCAGCGCAGCGGACGCCCGGTCCGCCTCGCGTACGTCTTCGAGTGGCTGACCGTCGCCGGGTGGGTCGGTCCCGGGGTGGCCCCGGGGATCTGGCCGGACGACGACGCCCGACGGCAGGTCGACGAGTTGGTGCAGAAGGCCGCCTCGGACGCCGCTGCCGGCTGCCCCGGCGTCGCCGTGCACGGTGAGGTCTTCGACGGGCCGCCCGCGCTGGTGCTGGAGGAACGCTCCGCCGAGGCCGGGTTGCTGGTGCTCGGCAGCCGGGGTCACGGTGGCTTCGCCGGCCTGCTCGCCGGTTCCACGGCGGTCTCGGTGGCCGCCCACGGGCACTGCCCGGTGGTGGTGGTCCGCGAGGGGCAGGCCAAGGCCGCCGGCCCGGTGGTGGTCGGCTTCGACGGCTCCGACCAGGCCCGCACGGCACTCGGTTTCGCCGTCGAACGGGCCGCCCAACGGGACACCCCGCTGCGGGTATTGCGGGCCTCCGCACCGCCGGACGACCGTTGGCGGCCGTCCGAGCCCTACGCCGAGGCGACCCTCGCGGCGGACCGGGTCGAGATCGAGGAAGCCCTCGCCGGATGGCGGGAGACCTTCCCCGACGTCCCGGTCACGGTGGAGATCGCCCCGGCCCGACCGGCCGCCGCGCTCGTCGAGGCGAGTCGGGAGGCGCAGCTCGTGGTGGTCGGCAGCCGGGGCCGGGGCGGGCTGCGCGGGATGCTCCTCGGCTCGGTCGGCCAGCAGCTCATCCAGCACGCGCACTGCCCGGTCGCGGTCGTCCGCGAACGCTGA
- a CDS encoding heavy metal translocating P-type ATPase — protein MGTAPQECVPERPAGRHRVHWREWTPLTLLAAAVLAGAALWLTGRRGPADGIWAAVTLVALVPAVWAVLRQLWRRRFGVDVIAVLALAGALLVGEYLAGAVIAVMVATGRALEAYAQGRATRDLRALLERAPRQARRRTPDGGIEVIALDRVAVGDQLLVGPGDVVPVDGVLAAPATLDESVVTGESQLAGRAAGEQVPSGVVNAGAAVGLRATRDAAGSTYAGIVRLAQEATAHRAPTVRLADRYAAAFVPFTLLLAGVAWWWSGEFVRAVAVLVVATPCPLLLATPIAIVSGLSRVARRGVLVRDGGSLELLGRARTLLVDKTGTLTAGRPRAAETVVAPGGDRDEVLRLAASVEQLSPHVLAVALVRQARQRGLALVEPTEVTEEPGRGVSGRVDGRPVRVGQLSGDLPDWAELARDRAELAGWSTVWVSDDHGPLGAILLEDPVRPDARRTVRRLREAGLTRLLLLTGDRPRTAEQVARLVGVDEALARCSPEQKVARVRQESRRAVTVMVGDGVNDAPALAAAHVGVAMGATGATASADVADAVITVDRLDRLADAVEIARYARRIAVQSAAVGMGLAVLAMLVAAAGRLPPVAGAFLQEGIDVLVILNALRALRGGLRRRDVPPATRELLDRYAGQHAGVRDVLARVRDTADLVATRPTAEGCLPALRDTHRRLTDEVLPHDSAEERQLYPALTGPLGGDEATSTMSREHVEIHRLVDRIGGHLAQADGRLRPDQVPDLLASLYGLDAVLRLHLAREEEDYSSLAPDPPTPPVPGHR, from the coding sequence GTGGGCACGGCACCGCAGGAGTGCGTTCCGGAGCGGCCGGCCGGCCGGCACCGGGTGCACTGGCGCGAGTGGACGCCGCTGACCCTGCTCGCCGCGGCGGTGCTGGCCGGGGCGGCGCTGTGGCTGACCGGCCGGCGCGGCCCCGCCGACGGGATCTGGGCGGCGGTGACCCTGGTGGCGTTGGTGCCGGCGGTCTGGGCGGTGCTGCGTCAGCTGTGGCGGCGGCGGTTCGGGGTGGACGTGATCGCCGTCCTGGCGTTGGCCGGCGCGCTGCTGGTCGGCGAGTACCTGGCCGGTGCGGTGATCGCGGTGATGGTGGCGACCGGTCGGGCGCTGGAGGCGTACGCCCAGGGGCGGGCGACCCGTGACCTGCGCGCCCTGCTGGAGCGGGCCCCCCGGCAGGCGCGGCGGCGCACCCCCGACGGGGGCATCGAGGTGATTGCGCTGGACCGGGTCGCGGTGGGCGACCAGCTGCTGGTCGGGCCGGGTGACGTGGTGCCGGTCGACGGTGTCCTGGCGGCCCCGGCGACGCTCGACGAGTCGGTGGTGACGGGTGAGTCCCAACTGGCCGGCCGGGCCGCCGGGGAACAGGTGCCCAGCGGGGTCGTCAACGCCGGTGCCGCCGTGGGCCTGCGGGCCACCCGGGACGCGGCGGGCAGCACGTACGCGGGGATCGTCCGGCTGGCGCAGGAGGCGACCGCCCACCGGGCGCCGACGGTCCGGCTCGCCGACCGGTATGCGGCGGCGTTCGTCCCGTTCACCCTGTTGCTGGCCGGGGTGGCCTGGTGGTGGTCGGGGGAGTTCGTCCGGGCGGTGGCCGTGCTGGTGGTGGCGACGCCGTGCCCGCTGCTGCTGGCCACCCCGATCGCGATCGTCTCCGGGCTGTCCCGGGTGGCCCGGCGGGGCGTGCTGGTGCGCGACGGTGGTTCGCTGGAGCTGCTCGGCCGGGCCCGTACCCTGCTTGTCGACAAGACCGGCACGTTGACCGCCGGGCGGCCCCGGGCGGCGGAGACGGTGGTCGCCCCCGGTGGTGACCGGGACGAGGTGCTGCGGCTGGCCGCGTCGGTGGAGCAGCTCTCCCCGCACGTGCTGGCCGTGGCGCTGGTGCGGCAGGCCCGTCAGCGGGGGCTGGCGCTGGTCGAGCCGACGGAGGTGACCGAGGAACCGGGGCGGGGGGTCAGCGGCCGGGTCGACGGCCGGCCGGTGCGGGTCGGGCAGCTCAGCGGTGATCTGCCCGACTGGGCGGAGCTGGCCCGGGACCGGGCCGAGCTGGCCGGCTGGTCGACGGTGTGGGTGAGCGACGACCACGGCCCGCTCGGCGCGATCCTGCTGGAGGACCCGGTCCGCCCGGACGCCCGGCGGACGGTACGCCGGCTGCGGGAGGCCGGGTTGACCCGGCTGCTGCTGCTCACCGGGGACCGACCGCGTACCGCCGAGCAGGTGGCCCGGCTGGTGGGGGTGGACGAGGCGCTGGCCCGGTGCTCCCCGGAGCAGAAGGTGGCCCGGGTCCGGCAGGAGTCGCGGCGGGCGGTCACCGTGATGGTCGGCGACGGGGTGAACGACGCGCCCGCGCTGGCGGCGGCGCACGTCGGGGTGGCGATGGGGGCCACCGGGGCGACCGCCTCGGCGGACGTCGCCGACGCGGTGATCACCGTGGACCGGCTGGACCGGCTCGCCGACGCCGTCGAGATCGCCCGGTACGCCCGTCGGATCGCGGTGCAGAGCGCCGCCGTCGGGATGGGGCTTGCGGTGCTGGCGATGCTGGTCGCTGCCGCCGGTCGGCTGCCGCCGGTGGCGGGCGCCTTCCTCCAGGAGGGCATCGACGTGCTGGTGATCCTCAACGCGCTCCGGGCGCTGCGCGGTGGGCTGCGCCGCCGGGACGTCCCGCCGGCCACCCGCGAGCTGCTCGACCGGTACGCCGGCCAGCACGCCGGGGTACGCGACGTGCTTGCCCGGGTACGCGACACCGCCGACCTGGTGGCGACCCGACCGACGGCCGAGGGGTGCCTGCCGGCGCTGCGCGACACGCACCGCCGGCTGACCGACGAGGTGTTGCCGCACGACAGCGCCGAGGAGCGGCAGCTCTATCCGGCGTTGACCGGGCCACTCGGCGGCGACGAGGCGACGTCCACGATGAGCCGGGAACACGTGGAGATCCACCGGCTGGTCGACCGGATCGGCGGTCACCTGGCCCAGGCGGACGGGCGGCTGCGCCCCGACCAGGTGCCCGACCTGCTCGCCAGCCTGTACGGGCTGGACGCGGTGCTGCGCCTGCACCTGGCCCGGGAAGAGGAGGACTACTCCTCCCTGGCCCCCGACCCGCCCACCCCGCCCGTTCCCGGCCACCGGTGA
- a CDS encoding Acg family FMN-binding oxidoreductase, protein MSHQTPATDRPLTTALAEAAATAGHAPSVHNTQPWRWRVLPDALELRVVRDRQLTAADPEGRLLALSCGAALHHARVALAAEGWTAVVERLPDPQQPDLLARLTGLDRSGADPDAMRLVQCMQVRHTDRRPVSDEPVSGGAIDDIVRAADAEGSRLQILDSDQVMELAATASHAATVEAEDPQTREELQYWTNRAGSGTGLPPEVLPHDQPQTTVPARDFGSPGDLPVGPGHDRAAAYGLLYGDEDEPDSWLRAGEALSALWLAATRHGASVVPLSGVVEVPGTRQTLRQLLSGLGYPYLVLRIGIADPAHAGPPHTPRLPTEQVVDTSAVREQRA, encoded by the coding sequence ATGAGCCACCAGACGCCCGCGACGGACCGCCCGCTGACCACCGCGCTCGCGGAGGCGGCCGCGACGGCCGGTCACGCCCCCTCGGTGCACAACACGCAGCCGTGGCGGTGGCGGGTCCTGCCGGACGCCCTCGAACTGCGGGTGGTCCGGGACCGGCAGCTCACCGCCGCCGACCCGGAGGGTCGCCTGCTGGCGCTGAGCTGCGGCGCGGCCCTGCACCACGCCCGGGTGGCGCTGGCCGCCGAGGGCTGGACGGCGGTGGTCGAGCGGCTGCCCGACCCGCAGCAGCCGGACCTGCTGGCCCGGTTGACCGGCCTGGACCGCTCCGGGGCCGACCCGGACGCGATGCGTCTGGTGCAGTGCATGCAGGTGCGGCACACCGACCGTCGGCCGGTCAGCGACGAACCGGTGTCCGGCGGGGCGATCGACGACATCGTCCGCGCGGCGGACGCCGAGGGTTCCCGGTTGCAGATCCTCGACTCCGACCAGGTGATGGAGTTGGCCGCCACCGCCTCGCACGCCGCGACGGTGGAGGCGGAGGACCCGCAGACCCGCGAGGAGTTGCAGTACTGGACCAACCGGGCGGGCAGCGGCACCGGCCTGCCGCCTGAGGTGCTGCCGCACGACCAGCCGCAGACCACCGTCCCGGCCCGCGACTTCGGCAGCCCCGGTGACCTGCCGGTGGGCCCTGGGCACGACCGGGCCGCCGCGTACGGGCTGCTCTACGGCGACGAGGACGAACCGGACAGCTGGCTGCGGGCCGGCGAGGCGCTCTCCGCCCTCTGGCTCGCCGCCACCCGGCACGGGGCGTCGGTGGTGCCGCTGTCCGGCGTGGTCGAGGTGCCCGGCACCCGGCAGACGCTGCGGCAACTGCTCAGTGGGCTCGGCTACCCGTACCTGGTGCTGCGGATCGGGATCGCGGACCCGGCGCACGCCGGCCCGCCGCACACCCCGCGGCTGCCCACCGAGCAGGTGGTGGACACCTCCGCGGTCCGCGAACAGCGGGCCTGA